From Fusarium musae strain F31 chromosome 8, whole genome shotgun sequence:
tcaaggccaaggagatcaCAGACGCCATTAACAgggagattgatgatgcCATCGCCGGGAACGGAACCTTTATTCCACCAGTTTTCCCTGCGGGTTATGGCGATAGGGAGCAAATTCGTTCTCTGCAAAAGATTAACAAGCGGCTCCATGCCGTATTgcgggaagaagaagagaaggctaAGAAATACTTGGCTAGAGCTaaggaggctgaggcccGACTTCAAAGGCTTCTGGAGGggctggaagatgaagacgatgaagatgaagatgaggaagaggaaaacaggaggaggaagaggagaaagctTGATGGAGCGGACAATGGAGTGCAAGAAACCATCCACTGTAGTCAGCCGGGCACTCGTACTAGAAAGTGATTCGACTTTGTATTAAGACCGAATTCTAAAATTTCCTTCTTGTAAAATATGTTTACTAACAATGCCGATAGTCGGGTGAGGTGTTGGGCCTTCAAGATCGTCACACATCTTAAATAAACGATAGAACAGTTCAAGAAAAGCATTGCAGCAAGCACTTATCACATTTTAAAGTAGATACAATCTACAAATCATGAAATCAATCATAAGAAGTATTGGAAATATATTGAGCTAACTCTATTGAGCCATTCTTATTAAACCACACCTAGATGCTCAAGGTACCTTGCAGAGGCAGATCTCGACTACTTCGGCCGACGTAGATAGCATAGTTGCCTTGCTGAAGTTGCCACTCCTGCGCATTAACATCCCAGACACTCAAGTCGCGGCGAGTAAGCTCAAAGGTCACTGTAGCCGTCTCTCCAGCCTTAATAGCTGGTTTCGTAAAGCCACGTAGCTGTCTCATAGGACCACCTGGAACACCAACGTACAGCTGTGCAACCTCCTTGCCGTCGACAGACCCAGTGTTCCTGACGCTTGCTGTGACAGTAGCAACGACGTCCCACAAGTCTGAACGGCCTCCCTCGGTAAGAGCACCAGCTGGGTATTCCGGTGTCTGGGCCTGGGACTTTGAGATCTGGAGACTAGCGTACTCAAAGGTTGTGTAGCTCAAGCCGAAACCAAACTCGAAGCGAGGCGTGATGTTCTTAGCATCGAAATGTCGGTAGTCAATGAAAATACCCTCGGAGAAGTCAGACTGGGGAAAGTGTTGGTACTGGTTGGGGGCGAGAGTCAAGTCTGGCTTCAGCAGGTGACCATAATCCGTCTCGTTGCGGGCAACGGTGTAAGGGAGGCGGCCAGATGGGTTCTCATCGCCATAGAGCAAAGATACCAGAGCATCTCCACTATCCTGACCTGGGAGATGAGCGTAGATAATAGCGGTGACGTTGGGGTGACCAAAGAAGCCATCCACAAGTCGTGTTCCAGCATTGTGAAGAACAACAATAGTGTTAGCGCACTTGTCAGCGACGTTATTGATGAGCTCATCAGTATAGGCATCATAGGTTGCAGGTCTATCCCAGCCTTCGCTAGCCCATGCATTACCAGCAACGATGCAAGCTTCAGATGTAGGGTTCACATAAGGATCCCAGCTCTCAAAATCCCAGAAAAGCGCAGTACCCTCTTTCTTCGCGCGAGAAACGAATGCATCGAAGGGTGAGCTGAAAAGAGTCCAAGCGCTGGCACCCGAGCCTCCACCCGAGATGATGGTTCCGTTAGGCGCGATGGCGGAGTATGTGAGACTTAAGTTTCCGAGAAAGCCGAGATTCAGCTCAGTGATGTTGGCGGATTGGGCACCGATAGACCAAGCGGAGAACATGCCTTGGGCGGGGTCTGGGATGTTCTTGTCAGGAGCTTTGTGAGAGTATCCGAACAAAGAAACGAGTTTCATGTTGGGCTTGAATGGCAGTGCGTTGTTGGTGTTCTTAACAAGAACATGGCCCTCGACTGCACCGTCCCAGATAGTAGGCTTGGAGCTTGCGTTGCGAGCGTCGACTACTGGGTGAGGCTCCCAAAGCTTGGCAGCGAGTCCGTGACCTGGGGCTTCGGTGTCTTGGTCCTGGTTCAACTGATACCAAGTTGCAAGGAGCCTACACGATTGTCAGTTCAAAAGAATTGAGAAGTAAGGCTGAGACTTCGCGTACCGTGTAACCATATTGTCAACCTGTGACTCGGGAATAGTTCCGTTGTTCACACCAAGGGTAAGGTTGGCCCCCCACAATATCGAGCTGGGCATGACAACATCCAGGCCAGCCAATGCTGAAGCCATACCGGATTGCTGTGCGCCCCAGTCCGAGACGACAAAACCCTGGAATCCTAACTCGCCCTTGAGAAGgccattgagaagcttcGAGTTTTGGCAGGCGTGTGAGTTGTTTGCTCTGTTATAGCTGCACATCACACTGGCAAGTCCGGCGTGGACTGCATCAGCGAAAGGCCAGTTCGGGTGTTAGTAAGGTTCATCTACACAGCCAGGATACAATATGCTTACCAGAGATATAATTCATGGAGGGTCTTGTCATCGAGATTTGATGAGATTGCATCAGCCCCAGTGACAGACGCCGCAAGTCTATGGGTCTCCTGCTCTTGAGCAAGGAAATGTTTTCCGCATGCAACAACTCCGGCGTCTTGGATACCGGCGACAGCTTCATGCCCTAATTTACCCGCCAGGTAGGGATCATTGGAGAACCCCTCCCAGTTGCGTCCACCTTCAACTACTCGGCCCAAAGGTCCAAATACTGGACCGAGAAGGATGTTAACGCCCTTGGCTTTGGCCTCAGCACCCATGTAGTAGCTCCGGCTGTAGGTCAACTCCGGATTCCAGCTTGCACCGACATGAATCCCGGAGGGAAACGAGCTCACATAATCTGTGTTGCGGACACCGTTGCCAGCGTCTGCTAAACACAGTCCTGGAAAGCCTACACGGGGAATGCCAGGGATGAAGCCAGAGCAGCCGGTGGTCGTCTGGCCTCCTGTAGTCAAGTTGACTTTCTCTTCAAGTGTCAACTGGGACACCAAgttcttggctttggctaCAGCGGCAGCCCATGAGCCGGTGTCTACCTGTTCCGCTAGTCAAGAGATCAGTATTGCTTTCGTTGGGAAATCAGAGAGAGTGCTCACGTGTAGGATACACTGGTGGCGATTGGCCGTAGAAGTAGGTATCGTCGGTGATGACATTTTCCGGTTGGCTCTGAGCTAGAAGGCCCTGGCTCATCAGACTCAGGGCCACCAAACAAGATATGGAAGAAGGAAACATTGCGAGTCGATTGCTTGTCTCGATGCCTGGACATATTTCACTTACGTTCAGGATCTGCACTCTATATATACTCAACTTCCAACATCACAGCATGTAAAAACAAGACGACTCGACCATCAGTCCCCCGCTCATCGGCAAGACGCATCGGCTCCTCTGTCCACAGGCCCGGAGACCATCGGGGAACTTAGCAGACAACATGGTGATTCTGAATAATGGATCTCAGTCTCTAGCCTTTACGCAATGCTTTCAAATGGGCAGGAAACTCGGCAATAGCGTTACTCTTACAGAAAACCGTCGAGGATATTCGGGCCTTTTAACGAGGTCACTGGGACTGTGGGGTGCACGTCGTCGCCTGACATTGGCCTCCCCGACTTTCGATTGACAAGGGAGCAGACCATCTCCCCAGTTTTCTCCACCCCCGCCTTTCTGGTTTTGGGTTAAGCTTGGCTGCGTTTACCCCAGAATTATGCGCGAGCCGGTAATGTGACCTCCATTGAGTTAGTGATTGAGTTTTGATCGCTCAACGTGCCCGACCTTTACCCGACCCGTCACATCGTTTCTCTTAATCCCCGACGGGATATCTCTGGCCTGCGGCATCGGCCTTGAAAATTTGCTCTCTGTGTCTTCCTCTTGTTCATCTT
This genomic window contains:
- a CDS encoding hypothetical protein (EggNog:ENOG41) — its product is MTWPSAEDNTRLRARQLRRFHEKHVSSKGPLKNADKITETDMDLATTLAPDYSLKFCDKDEEEYPKQWETNPRSLGFILGNFRLKAKEITDAINREIDDAIAGNGTFIPPVFPAGYGDREQIRSLQKINKRLHAVLREEEEKAKKYLARAKEAEARLQRLLEGLEDEDDEDEDEEEENRRRKRRKLDGADNGVQETIHCIG
- a CDS encoding hypothetical protein (CAZy:GH3), with amino-acid sequence MFPSSISCLVALSLMSQGLLAQSQPENVITDDTYFYGQSPPVYPTPEQVDTGSWAAAVAKAKNLVSQLTLEEKVNLTTGGQTTTGCSGFIPGIPRVGFPGLCLADAGNGVRNTDYVSSFPSGIHVGASWNPELTYSRSYYMGAEAKAKGVNILLGPVFGPLGRVVEGGRNWEGFSNDPYLAGKLGHEAVAGIQDAGVVACGKHFLAQEQETHRLAASVTGADAISSNLDDKTLHELYLCYNRANNSHACQNSKLLNGLLKGELGFQGFVVSDWGAQQSGMASALAGLDVVMPSSILWGANLTLGVNNGTIPESQVDNMVTRLLATWYQLNQDQDTEAPGHGLAAKLWEPHPVVDARNASSKPTIWDGAVEGHVLVKNTNNALPFKPNMKLVSLFGYSHKAPDKNIPDPAQGMFSAWSIGAQSANITELNLGFLGNLSLTYSAIAPNGTIISGGGSGASAWTLFSSPFDAFVSRAKKEGTALFWDFESWDPYVNPTSEACIVAGNAWASEGWDRPATYDAYTDELINNVADKCANTIVVLHNAGTRLVDGFFGHPNVTAIIYAHLPGQDSGDALVSLLYGDENPSGRLPYTVARNETDYGHLLKPDLTLAPNQYQHFPQSDFSEGIFIDYRHFDAKNITPRFEFGFGLSYTTFEYASLQISKSQAQTPEYPAGALTEGGRSDLWDVVATVTASVRNTGSVDGKEVAQLYVGVPGGPMRQLRGFTKPAIKAGETATVTFELTRRDLSVWDVNAQEWQLQQGNYAIYVGRSSRDLPLQGTLSI